The Vitis riparia cultivar Riparia Gloire de Montpellier isolate 1030 chromosome 3, EGFV_Vit.rip_1.0, whole genome shotgun sequence genome segment GATTAGACACTAGTGCTTTACTCCAATATCTACTAGCCCAGCCCAACAACCTCAATTTGAGATTGGGAAAGCCCCCCTGGTCACTGACATGATTTAGAAGTTAGaacaaaaataacaatgatGGACAAAAGGAGTGTCATCCTGTCATGCTGTAGTCTTCTGTCTGCTGATATGGATTATAGCTCCCTGGAACTTCCATCTTCCCAATTTGGTGATCATTTCCTTCATTCACCAATTAGGAAGGTAATTAAGGCtttcatattataataataataagaataataattaagGCTTTGAGAGACATGCAGGGACATCAGAAGATTTAGGCAACTTGATCGTAGCCTCTTCTCATCTGTTtctccatatattttttttccctaacaTTCAAGCCTACATGAAAGTAATTCAAAATCTCCCTTCATACATTATCAAACCTGGCTTTAGAAATCATATTCCAGATAGAAATGGATGGTTTTAAACCCAAGTCTATCATCTCTTTAAGTAGAACTTCTGCCTCCATCcatttctcatccttgtaaagAACTCGTTTGGTTGAATTATAGCTAGCAACATTTGGAAGAACCATCCCATTCTCAACCATTTCTTTAAGCAATCTCAGGGCTCTATATGTAGCCCTATGGTAATACCAAACAATGAATGTAGCCTGAGTTCCACATTCTAATGGGGAACACAATGTAACCAAAAGCAAATTATTTAAAACGCCACCTTTTTTCAATTCGAAACCATACAAATGCGACACTAAAATATGCCATTGAAATTATCCAAATGAACATCAAATGCCCTGAAAATCCTTACATTAACTTCGCACCAAAAGAAGCAAAGACAAGGAGATCTTGATGCAATGTCATAAAATCCACCCCAACACAAGAGTCCTAATCAATCTTGAATACCAATCCCATTGTCATTGATAAACTTCATAACTATACAAATATCCAGAAtgtcaaatttttaattagattaaaTTAGGATATAAGAATTTGTAtctctcaaatttaaaaaattttaaagtgttttttaaaggtataaaataaatctaattaaaaattttgaaatgtttttaaagatataagataaatatgtattttatttttacatagaattttttaattttaaaaataaaaaaacagaaaaataggGACACTAACAATCGAGTTGCAACATTTGATCCAAGGGTTATGGCAGAAACCAGCCCACCAACAACCGAATGGTTCAAAATTTGGGCTGGCCCACTCGTAGCCCATTAGTGCAGGCTTTAGGGTTTGGTTGCAGCCCAAGAAGCCTCAGTCCCTGTTTACAGAAGAGCATTCAATCGTTTCTTCTCTACATGCTACATTTGGATCGATCTCGGTTCGAGGTACTGCTCCTCTCTATTCCCAAGTCAATAAATCGGTATGTAGGTTAGATACAAacgtttggatgctgagaaaatgcTTCTAGGCTAGGCACGATcatttggatgctgagaaatgACTCGAAAACGAAAGTAAATTTTGAACCGGCaaaactcatttcacttctttttttttttttcattatataaagattatgtaatttaaatatgcattaattattaaataattttaattatatttgattttttttatttataagaatacTAAATTTAAGAAAATCGTCATCGTTagcattattttaattataatgtgGCCTTTTCCATCTCATAAACATATTCTAATGCTTAAAACGACGACGTTTTTCCTCAGTAGTGAATCCTAACGATGTCGTTTCAACATCAACCCTCTTCCCCTTCTCCAAGCAACCAAGCCCGGTCCCacactaaaaatcaataatcaGGCGCTTCTTCCTCGAGAAACATCCAACCACGTGTCACTGTTCCATTCGTTAGTTTAACAAGGGATGGGCATCCTGTCTCTGACTTTGACCAATTCCATCCAGGACCAATACCTAACTGAAACGTCACCAAGTGTACCTATTTCTATCCAAATGCAAAATACATTAAGAATATCAAACCGACCCAAACAGCATAAATTGAGATCCACTCTGTTTGTTTTCTCAGTATCTTTTCTTGCTGTTCATTCTCTGCGATCGAGGTGAGTTgtaatctctcaattttttacTGGATTTATTCAATAATCTGTTTTTTCTTCATGTACAAATTGACACAAGTTTTGGACATCTGTTTTCAATAGTTCTTTTTCCAGTTTTgatctttaatttttgtttttttttgcacATTATTTCTACGATTTTTGGTGATATGATCTCGTGCGGTCTAAATTTGCAGTCCTAGGAACAGTGATTTTGTACTAATTGATTGTCTGCTTTGGTTGTTTTGAAGATTTTGGGTTGATAAATGCGTATGGATAATATGTGTCAACTATGTGCTCTTTCAGTGATGTTTTCTCTGAGACATTTCGTCAAACAATTAGTAGTGATAATAGTTTtgattcaacaatttttttgagTGTCAGTTTacgttttttattattttttatttatttgaaagatcACTTGCAGGTTGATTACTGGAGGCATTCTGTTATGTATTTGTAGGTTTTCTACTTGTGCATAGTTTTTCCATTGAATTTGTAGTTGTTGAGctgatttgtgaatttttatgGAAACAAGGCAAGAGTATTCTGGATATTTGTATAGTTATGAAAGAATTATAGCTTATTCATCTTATAATTTAACATTCAATCTTTATTCTAACTTGGCCACATGGGTTTATCAAGTTGGTTTTCTTGACAATGGGATTGGTATTCAAGTAAGATTAGGAACCTTGTGTTGGGGTGGATTTTATGAAATTGCATCGAGATCTCCTTGTCTTTGCTTCTTTTGGTGCAGAGTTAATGTAAGGATTTTCAGGGCATTTGATGTTCATTTGGATAATTTCAATGGCATATTTTAGTGTTGCATTTGTATGGTTTCGAATTGAAAAAAGGTggtgttttaaataatttgctTTTTGGTTACAGTGTGTTCCCCATTAGAAGGTGGAATTCAGGCTACATACATTGTTTGGTATTACCATAGGGAAGCCTTATTTGGGAAATCACCACATATTTTCATGTATGAGGTTTTCATAAAGTTTAACTAGATGTGGTTCTTCTCTGAAGTTGTTCAATCTGTCACAAGCAAGATGAACTGGGAATTATCCTTATTTTGTTGATAATATTATCTGGTAGTTGTATGATCACTACATTTCAGCATAGAAGATGCCACTGAAATCCATTCTATGCTTCTGGCTTGATTACTGGGAAGAAGGCAATCCAAAGAAACATAACCCTCTTGTTTGTTTGTGCAGTTGCTCCtgtaataagaaaaatgttgttttttatATGTGAAAAATTATCGGATGCATGGAATGAACGTCAATTGCCATAATCAGAATGCTGATTGATTGAGTTTATTTTAATCTTGTTGAGAATAATGTACTCTCTATTCACTAAAGAAGCCAACTTTGTTTTTCATTGGTTttaacttttcctttttaatggTACCATCTTATGAATGGAATCATGGTTTGGGGCTTCGAGGACTTGCTTGGTAGAGGTTTTTATGCCCTGCTTTCTAAGTGAAATGAGTGAGGCAGTTGGTGTACTTTGATGACTCTGCCATCACTTTTAGAGGTATTAGCCTAGGTTTAAGTAAACCCATTGGTTTCTTCACATAAATTCTTCTTCTATATTATCAGGGATGGAAGCTCAAAACAATCAACATGAAACACAACCGGCATCTGCTGCCAAGGCCCCAGTTGTGACTTCATGTCGAAAGAAGAAGTCAGATGACGCCACCTTTTTGCAGGATGTAAAGGATCATATTGATGAGTTCATTCATGCTTCTATGGATGAACACAAAACTTGCTTTACGAAGACTATTAAGAAGGTTTGTAGTAACTTCCTAAATCCATGCTCATACTGTCTATGCACAGAAATTAATCTTAAGCACTTcgatttttacttttttgtttcAGATGTTTGGAATGTCAAAGGTGGTAGCTGAAAGGAATTCTAACTCTGAGGGAGTTGAAAGTTCTCTTCCCCTCCAGACAACAATAGCCAACTAGAGTATCTCATAGTCATATGCTCTTTCAGCAGCCTGATGTCTGATTCAGCACCAGGTTTTGAATGACAGATTTGTGTGTTGTTAGTGATACACTAGGAAATTTTGTggttttgaaactttgttttgttACTGTGGGATTATCACATCGATCATAATCAGCTACTATATATTTGAGTAAAATTGAATGGAATTCATGGTTTGCCCCAAACTCAAACCTTCCTCCCAAGATCATGGCTGACTCCTTTGAATGCTTGCCTCTTACTGAAAATGAAGATTACACATCTTCTCTGGAGTATATCAAATCTCATCTACCCTTTCCTcatctttttccatttccaatTTGCCTTCCACCGATAATGAACTCCTGTTCTTAGGAAACAGGGGTAGCCCATCTTGTGTGGCCTTCAGCTTCAAACTTTAGATTGGGCCTAGGTAAGGTTCAAACTCTTGGTGCTTCGATCTGGCCCCGCTCTTAGCCCATGGCAACCGATTTAATCCACATTAGAAGTACTTATCCTAGAGGCAGTTCATCTATCGTCTATGATCAATACCGAAAGCCATCAAACTCCCATGAAAACCTATCTTGGAATCCGAGAACACATGTATTGTtacgaaaaaagaaaaaataaataaaattacgtTAGAGCCTCGCTACACACCTCTATTTAGattaaatgctaaaaataaaaaaaaataaaaaattgtagtaGCTTTAATAAGGTTTCCCAATTTGGAAATGGTTCAATCTACAACCCAATATATTGGTTTAAACTTTATCCCGGGTTAGTCGCCGACGTGTGCATTTTGTATACTTTTACTGGTGGTTGCACAAACCATACCTGCCCCCATCCTTGTGAGCCATATCAAGTTCTCAACATCGCCAAACCATCCgtcctatttttcaaaattctcctACTTCTCAAGTACCACccgtcctttttttttttctcaagcaTTTCCTAAATTGCCACGTGGActtgtaaataatattatttttgtatatgcATAGTAAGCAAGGGATTTAGGCACACAAATATTGGATAGAAAACGATTTTTTGTtagagaatttattttgaaagcaaagtattttttaaaacaaatttgaagtattttcaattatctttttcaaaatattctaaataataattaataatataaaaaatattctgaGATTTTTTATGTTAGATATAAGCGTGTGGTAATTTCGGAGATGATGagttgaaaaaattattttttatatttaagttttaaataaaattttattattaaaaatcattgaAATCGTGATTTTCttgaaatgcttttaaaaaaaaaaattcttttagagATTGGAACCTGAGGTGGTGGGTCCATGGACTCGTTCCATGCAACCTTTGCTTCCACAACTTTTACGTACATAATCTTCTGCTACATAGTGAAAGCGACAGGTTTTCCGCAATATTCTATGCATTATCTGTCAcatcatttttc includes the following:
- the LOC117909113 gene encoding uncharacterized protein LOC117909113; translation: MEAQNNQHETQPASAAKAPVVTSCRKKKSDDATFLQDVKDHIDEFIHASMDEHKTCFTKTIKKMFGMSKVVAERNSNSEGVESSLPLQTTIAN